A stretch of Sinimarinibacterium sp. NLF-5-8 DNA encodes these proteins:
- a CDS encoding NADP-dependent malic enzyme, giving the protein MSQDSSVAPDARAALREAALQYHEFPVPGKLSVVPTKQMVSQRDLALAYSPGVAAACEEIAADPVNAYRYTSRGNLVAVITNGTAVLGLGQIGALASKPVMEGKAVLFKKFAGIDVFDIEVDQTDPDKFIEVVAALEPTFGGINLEDIKAPECFYIEKQLRERMKIPVFHDDQHGTAIIVGAATLNGLSIVGKRIDQIKVVVSGAGAAALGCVGMLEDLGLPRRNIWLTDIAGVVWQGRTELMDERKAQYAQPTEARTLGEVIVDADMFLGLSAGGVLKPDMVAKMAPQPLIFALANPSPEILPEEAKAVRSDAIIATGRTDYPNQVNNVLCFPFLFRGALDVGATTITREMEIAAVRAIADLARREQSDVVATAYGIEDLRFGSEYLIPKPFDPRLIVHIAPAVARAAMASGVAMRPIDDFEAYEQRLTQFVHHSGTMMKPITSAARRVESQDKRIVFGEGEEERILRAVQILVDENIARPILVGRPEVIAHRIERYGLRLNPDEHYSVVNTEHDPRYREYWQDYYKLMQRRGVTEQYARLEMRRRSTLIAAMLLAKGEADGMICGMISTTDKHLHYIDQVIGKREGCNVYGAMNALILPDRQVFIVDTHVNLDPSAEALAEITRMAAIEVRRFGVEPKVALLSHSNFGSSDAPSAVKMRRVLQLLREQAPELEVEGEMHGDCALSESMRRSILRDSALKGEANVLVMPNLDAANIAYNLLKTAAGQNVAIGPILLGCARPVHILTPSATVRRIVNMVTLAVVEAAATRRA; this is encoded by the coding sequence ATGAGCCAAGATAGTTCGGTTGCGCCAGATGCGCGCGCGGCGCTGCGCGAGGCAGCTTTGCAATATCACGAGTTCCCGGTGCCGGGCAAGCTGTCGGTGGTTCCGACCAAGCAGATGGTCAGTCAGCGCGATCTGGCGTTGGCTTACTCGCCGGGTGTGGCTGCCGCGTGCGAGGAAATTGCAGCCGATCCGGTCAACGCCTATCGCTATACCAGCCGGGGCAATCTGGTTGCCGTGATTACCAACGGGACGGCGGTTCTCGGTTTGGGGCAGATCGGCGCACTGGCATCCAAGCCGGTGATGGAGGGCAAGGCGGTTCTGTTCAAAAAATTTGCGGGAATTGATGTCTTCGATATCGAAGTCGATCAGACCGATCCGGATAAGTTCATCGAAGTGGTGGCGGCTCTGGAGCCGACGTTTGGCGGCATCAATCTCGAAGACATCAAGGCCCCCGAGTGCTTTTACATTGAAAAACAGCTTCGGGAGCGGATGAAGATCCCGGTGTTTCATGATGATCAGCATGGCACGGCGATCATCGTCGGTGCGGCCACGCTCAACGGCCTTTCGATCGTTGGCAAGCGTATTGATCAGATCAAGGTGGTCGTCAGCGGCGCGGGCGCTGCTGCGCTGGGATGCGTCGGCATGCTCGAAGATCTGGGATTGCCGCGTCGGAATATCTGGTTGACGGACATTGCCGGGGTTGTCTGGCAGGGGCGTACCGAGCTGATGGACGAACGCAAGGCTCAGTATGCCCAGCCAACCGAGGCACGCACGCTGGGCGAGGTTATCGTTGATGCCGATATGTTCCTGGGCTTGTCGGCAGGCGGGGTTCTCAAGCCGGATATGGTGGCCAAGATGGCGCCACAGCCGCTGATTTTTGCCTTGGCCAATCCCAGTCCGGAGATTTTGCCGGAAGAGGCCAAAGCGGTACGCAGTGATGCCATCATTGCCACGGGGCGTACGGATTATCCCAACCAGGTCAATAACGTGCTGTGCTTTCCGTTCTTGTTCCGTGGGGCGCTGGATGTGGGAGCCACCACCATTACCCGCGAGATGGAGATTGCTGCGGTACGCGCGATTGCTGATCTTGCGCGGCGCGAACAAAGCGATGTGGTGGCCACTGCGTATGGGATCGAAGATTTGCGGTTTGGATCCGAGTACCTGATTCCCAAGCCGTTTGATCCTCGCCTGATCGTGCACATTGCGCCTGCGGTTGCGCGCGCGGCGATGGCCTCTGGTGTTGCGATGCGGCCGATTGATGATTTTGAGGCTTATGAGCAGCGTCTGACGCAGTTTGTGCACCATAGCGGCACGATGATGAAGCCGATCACCTCTGCTGCACGGCGGGTTGAGAGCCAGGACAAGCGCATCGTGTTTGGTGAAGGCGAGGAAGAACGTATTCTGCGGGCGGTGCAGATACTGGTGGATGAAAATATCGCCCGTCCGATTCTGGTTGGACGCCCCGAAGTGATTGCGCACCGTATCGAGCGTTATGGCCTGAGGCTCAATCCCGACGAGCACTACAGTGTGGTCAACACCGAGCATGACCCACGCTATCGGGAGTATTGGCAGGATTACTACAAACTGATGCAGCGGCGCGGTGTCACCGAGCAATATGCGCGCCTGGAAATGCGCCGTCGCTCAACACTGATTGCGGCGATGTTGCTGGCCAAGGGCGAGGCTGACGGCATGATCTGCGGGATGATCTCGACCACCGACAAACACCTGCACTACATCGATCAGGTCATCGGCAAGCGCGAGGGCTGCAACGTCTACGGGGCGATGAATGCCCTGATCTTGCCGGATCGGCAGGTTTTCATTGTTGATACGCACGTCAATCTGGATCCGTCTGCGGAGGCGTTGGCAGAAATTACGCGAATGGCAGCGATTGAAGTCCGCCGTTTTGGCGTGGAACCCAAGGTGGCCTTGCTCTCGCACTCCAACTTTGGCAGCTCGGACGCCCCATCAGCGGTCAAGATGCGCCGGGTTTTGCAATTACTGCGTGAACAGGCACCGGAGCTGGAAGTCGAAGGTGAAATGCACGGGGATTGCGCGCTCAGCGAGTCGATGCGGCGCAGCATTTTGCGTGATTCTGCACTCAAGGGAGAGGCCAATGTGCTGGTGATGCCCAATCTGGACGCCGCCAATATTGCCTACAACCTGTTGAAAACTGCCGCAGGGCAAAATGTTGCGATTGGCCCGATTCTGCTGGGGTGCGCGCGCCCGGTGCATATTCTGACGCCATCGGCGACGGTGCGTCGTATCGTCAACATGGTCACGCTGGCGGTGGTTGAAGCCGCCGCTACACGGCGTGCGTAA
- a CDS encoding TetR/AcrR family transcriptional regulator: MSSPPSIASASQKRQKTARAPLREAKAALYREHILAAAEAIFAEQGVDATKMQDIAREVGISLGTLYQSFAGKGELHRAILISRSQQMVETVTQRGVQVLVKPTGVEPILWLIGVQVQFLLDHRDYLRIQLQQGFAWYHATSWPSAEEERLWKQGLEQMRGIFAWGQAQKWFVPGDGTDLAQLMMALQQARLMHWVSAGMVEDAAPVIARIQTDFVRQFCRPSVALTLLSEDGSQLSARALASIAALNG, translated from the coding sequence ATGAGTTCACCTCCCTCTATCGCTTCGGCATCCCAAAAACGTCAAAAAACGGCGCGCGCGCCACTGCGAGAAGCTAAGGCTGCGCTGTACCGAGAACATATTTTGGCCGCCGCTGAAGCCATTTTTGCCGAGCAGGGCGTAGACGCCACCAAGATGCAAGACATCGCGCGCGAAGTGGGCATCTCGCTGGGGACGCTCTATCAATCGTTTGCGGGCAAGGGCGAACTGCACCGCGCGATCTTGATTAGCCGCTCTCAGCAAATGGTAGAAACCGTCACGCAGCGGGGTGTGCAGGTGCTGGTTAAACCCACGGGTGTGGAACCGATTTTGTGGCTCATTGGCGTGCAAGTGCAGTTTTTGCTCGACCACCGCGACTACCTTCGCATTCAGCTTCAGCAAGGTTTTGCGTGGTATCACGCCACTTCATGGCCGAGTGCTGAGGAAGAACGCTTGTGGAAACAGGGGCTGGAGCAAATGCGCGGCATTTTTGCCTGGGGACAGGCGCAAAAATGGTTTGTGCCCGGCGACGGTACCGATCTCGCGCAACTGATGATGGCCTTGCAGCAGGCGCGGCTCATGCACTGGGTCAGTGCCGGCATGGTTGAAGATGCTGCCCCGGTCATCGCGCGGATTCAAACCGACTTTGTGCGGCAGTTTTGCCGTCCATCCGTGGCACTGACATTACTCAGCGAAGACGGCAGCCAGCTCAGTGCGCGCGCCCTTGCCAGCATCGCTGCGCTCAACGGATGA
- the pheS gene encoding phenylalanine--tRNA ligase subunit alpha produces MTQPLDELLTYATDAVASVADSRALESLRVELLGKKGRITDQLKQLGTLQGDARKAFGEQVNKIKTAVSDAIEARAAVLQQQELQARLAAESIDVTLPARGNTPGGLHPVTRTINRISQLFGELGFEAVEGPEIEDDFHNFAALNIPEAHPARAMQDTFYVFNGARVLRTHTSPVQIRTMTARQPPIRIICPGRVYRCDSDRTHSPMFHQIEGLYVAEKVTFADLKYDLQQFLSRFFERNAEVRLRPSFFPFTEPSAELDVRDEQGRWLEIGGCGMVHPKVFEAVGIDPERYTGYAFGMGVERMAMLRYGVDDLRLFFENDLRFLAQFH; encoded by the coding sequence ATGACGCAACCGTTGGATGAACTTTTGACCTACGCGACCGACGCCGTCGCCAGTGTTGCCGACAGCCGCGCACTGGAAAGTCTGCGCGTTGAATTACTGGGCAAAAAAGGCCGGATCACCGATCAGCTCAAGCAACTCGGCACACTCCAGGGCGATGCTCGCAAGGCTTTTGGCGAGCAGGTCAACAAGATCAAGACGGCCGTGAGCGATGCGATCGAAGCGCGCGCGGCCGTTCTCCAGCAGCAGGAGCTTCAGGCGCGCCTGGCGGCAGAGTCGATCGACGTCACACTGCCCGCCCGCGGCAACACCCCTGGCGGGCTGCACCCGGTGACACGCACCATCAACCGCATCAGCCAACTGTTCGGCGAACTGGGCTTTGAGGCGGTTGAAGGCCCTGAAATCGAAGACGATTTTCACAACTTTGCGGCACTGAACATTCCTGAAGCACATCCGGCGCGCGCGATGCAGGATACCTTTTATGTTTTCAACGGCGCGCGCGTGCTGCGCACCCACACCAGCCCGGTACAGATCCGGACGATGACCGCACGTCAACCGCCGATCCGGATCATCTGCCCTGGCCGCGTGTATCGCTGTGACTCGGATCGGACCCACAGCCCGATGTTCCATCAGATCGAAGGCCTGTATGTTGCCGAAAAAGTGACGTTTGCCGATCTGAAGTACGATCTTCAGCAATTTTTGTCCCGCTTTTTCGAGCGCAATGCCGAAGTGCGCCTGCGCCCCTCTTTTTTCCCGTTCACCGAACCGTCTGCAGAACTGGATGTGCGCGACGAACAAGGCCGTTGGCTGGAAATCGGCGGCTGCGGCATGGTGCATCCAAAGGTTTTTGAAGCCGTGGGGATCGATCCTGAACGTTACACTGGCTACGCCTTTGGGATGGGCGTCGAACGCATGGCCATGTTGCGCTACGGCGTCGATGATCTGCGCCTGTTCTTTGAAAACGATCTGCGTTTTCTCGCGCAATTTCACTAA
- a CDS encoding MerR family transcriptional regulator, translating into MSLADKQHSTSAALPEIPDKRYFTIGEVSELCDVKPHVLRYWEQEFSQLRPTKRRGNRRYYQQDDVLIVRRIRNLLYQQGFTIGGARQRMKELGKAALDDDTLIAANQPSLIGDRASEIKELRDELESLLRLLPE; encoded by the coding sequence ATGTCCCTCGCCGATAAGCAACACAGCACATCCGCCGCCCTGCCGGAAATTCCGGACAAACGCTACTTCACCATTGGTGAAGTCAGTGAGCTGTGCGATGTCAAACCCCATGTGCTGCGCTATTGGGAGCAGGAGTTTTCCCAGCTCAGGCCAACCAAGCGCCGGGGCAATCGCCGTTACTATCAGCAAGACGACGTGCTGATCGTGCGCAGGATTCGCAACTTGCTCTATCAACAGGGTTTTACCATCGGCGGCGCACGCCAGCGCATGAAGGAGCTCGGCAAGGCCGCACTTGATGACGACACCCTGATCGCCGCCAACCAACCCAGCCTGATCGGCGATCGCGCCAGCGAAATCAAAGAACTGCGCGACGAACTCGAATCCCTCCTGCGGCTGCTGCCGGAATAA
- the rapZ gene encoding RNase adapter RapZ, whose amino-acid sequence MAQPSKLVIISGLSGAGKTVALKQYEDLGYTCIDNLPLALLAPISRRTARTTDRRYAKVAIGIDARENPEEIARFPRYLERLRQQGVEFRVLFLHADETVLLQRYAETRRPHPLAREDRSLTEAIALEQALLSPIAACADATIDTSNKNLHELREALQSQIPGGGAGKLIMQLLSFGFRNGVPKTADFVFDVRCLPNPHWEPSLRKLSGRDEAVIAWFETQPSVQAMLSSLHQFLTQWLPEFVRQDRAYLTIAIGCTGGQHRSVFLVQQLAQLLASEYPQISVRHRELGIAPQALPMDEASTGLYAQRTVEIINAQGLHARAAAKLVALANKFTSTIEITDGSRRVDGKSTMDVMVLAAPQGTELTLSARGADAEQAIEELGNLVAARFGEAEN is encoded by the coding sequence TTGGCGCAACCATCCAAGCTGGTGATCATCAGCGGCTTGTCGGGGGCAGGCAAGACGGTTGCGCTCAAGCAATATGAGGATCTGGGTTACACCTGTATCGATAATCTGCCACTGGCATTGCTGGCGCCCATTTCCAGACGCACCGCGCGCACCACGGATCGGCGTTACGCAAAAGTCGCCATCGGCATCGATGCGCGTGAAAATCCCGAAGAAATCGCGCGCTTCCCACGTTATCTGGAGCGTTTGCGCCAGCAGGGGGTGGAGTTTCGTGTGCTGTTCCTGCACGCCGACGAAACGGTTTTATTGCAGCGCTACGCCGAGACCCGGCGGCCTCATCCGCTGGCTCGCGAAGATCGCTCCCTCACCGAAGCCATCGCATTGGAACAGGCGTTGCTGTCCCCGATTGCCGCTTGCGCCGACGCCACCATCGACACCAGCAACAAAAACCTGCACGAACTGCGCGAAGCCCTGCAAAGCCAGATTCCCGGAGGCGGCGCAGGCAAGCTGATCATGCAGCTGCTCTCCTTTGGTTTTCGCAACGGCGTGCCCAAGACAGCCGATTTTGTCTTTGATGTGCGCTGCCTGCCAAATCCGCATTGGGAGCCCTCGCTGCGCAAACTCAGCGGCCGGGACGAAGCGGTCATCGCCTGGTTTGAAACACAGCCTTCGGTACAGGCCATGCTGTCGAGCCTGCATCAGTTTCTGACCCAATGGTTGCCTGAATTCGTGCGGCAAGATCGCGCCTATCTCACCATCGCGATCGGCTGTACCGGCGGCCAGCATCGCAGCGTGTTCCTCGTTCAGCAATTGGCGCAGTTGCTGGCAAGTGAGTATCCGCAGATCAGTGTGCGCCATCGTGAACTCGGTATCGCCCCACAAGCGCTGCCAATGGATGAGGCCTCAACCGGGCTGTACGCGCAACGCACAGTTGAAATCATCAATGCACAGGGCCTGCATGCGCGTGCAGCAGCCAAATTGGTGGCATTGGCCAACAAATTCACCTCGACCATCGAGATCACCGATGGCAGCCGCCGGGTAGACGGCAAATCAACCATGGATGTCATGGTGCTGGCGGCGCCACAAGGCACCGAACTGACGCTGAGCGCGCGCGGTGCCGATGCCGAGCAAGCCATCGAGGAGCTGGGCAATCTGGTCGCCGCGCGCTTTGGCGAGGCCGAGAATTAA
- a CDS encoding integration host factor subunit alpha, translating into MALTKAELAETLFDELGLNKREAKEFIDLFFEEVRGCLESGEEVKLSGFGNFELRSKNQRPGRNPKTGEEIPISARRVVTFKPGQKLRLRVESDVPRR; encoded by the coding sequence GTGGCGCTAACGAAAGCAGAACTCGCCGAAACTCTGTTTGATGAGCTGGGCCTGAACAAACGCGAAGCAAAAGAGTTCATCGACCTGTTCTTCGAAGAGGTTCGAGGTTGTCTGGAGAGTGGCGAAGAGGTCAAGCTATCCGGCTTTGGCAACTTTGAGTTACGATCCAAGAATCAACGTCCTGGCCGTAACCCCAAGACCGGTGAAGAAATTCCGATTTCGGCACGGCGCGTGGTGACCTTCAAGCCCGGACAGAAACTGCGTTTGAGAGTCGAATCCGATGTCCCTCGCCGATAA
- the rplT gene encoding 50S ribosomal protein L20, translating to MARVKRGVTARAKHKKVLKAAKGYYGAKSRQFRSAKQQVIKSGQYAYRDRRNKKREFRALWIIRISAGCKELGLSYSRFINGLSKAGVALDRKVLADLAMHDKPAFANLVEQAKAQLNAA from the coding sequence ATGGCACGTGTCAAAAGAGGCGTTACCGCTCGCGCCAAGCACAAAAAAGTGCTCAAGGCAGCCAAGGGTTACTACGGCGCCAAGTCGCGTCAGTTCCGCTCGGCCAAGCAACAGGTCATCAAGTCGGGGCAATATGCCTACCGTGATCGCCGCAATAAAAAGCGTGAATTCCGCGCGCTGTGGATCATCCGCATCAGTGCCGGCTGCAAAGAGCTGGGGCTTTCCTACAGCCGCTTCATCAACGGGCTGAGCAAAGCCGGGGTCGCACTGGATCGCAAGGTTCTGGCCGACCTGGCCATGCACGACAAGCCGGCATTCGCCAATCTTGTCGAACAGGCCAAGGCACAGCTCAACGCCGCCTGA
- a CDS encoding PTS sugar transporter subunit IIA, with protein sequence MIKIAALLSADRVCLDALAQTKKKALETLSELFRHDTPDIAAADMLSSLCAREKLGSTGLGHGVAIPHGRLAGLNRCIGAFIRLPQAIDYDAHDGQPVDLIFALLVPQEACENHIKHLAAIAEMFSDPDFCRRIREMPNDREAVYQQLCQTIAA encoded by the coding sequence ATGATCAAGATTGCAGCGCTTCTATCGGCAGATCGGGTCTGTCTTGATGCCCTGGCCCAGACCAAGAAAAAAGCACTGGAAACCCTGTCGGAGCTGTTCAGACACGACACACCTGACATTGCCGCAGCCGACATGCTCAGCAGCCTGTGTGCGCGCGAAAAACTCGGTAGCACCGGGCTCGGGCATGGCGTGGCCATCCCCCACGGCAGGCTTGCCGGGCTGAATCGCTGCATCGGTGCATTCATCCGTTTGCCGCAAGCCATCGATTACGATGCACACGACGGTCAGCCTGTGGATCTGATCTTTGCTTTGCTGGTGCCGCAGGAAGCCTGCGAAAATCACATCAAACATCTGGCCGCCATCGCTGAGATGTTTTCCGATCCGGATTTTTGCCGCCGCATCCGTGAAATGCCCAACGATCGCGAGGCAGTTTATCAGCAGCTATGCCAAACCATTGCCGCTTGA
- a CDS encoding OsmC family protein, whose protein sequence is MALTEIPSQQPQGTVVVHEADTGRFFQHVRMGTHLAHADEPEDVGGHNRAPNPYDYLLAALGSCTSMTVRMYADLKKLPLTRVAVALKHRKVHAEDCQECEGKTGKLDQIERVITLEGDLTDEQRQKLLEIANKCPVHRTLTSEIHIVSTLAGT, encoded by the coding sequence ATGGCACTGACCGAAATCCCCTCCCAGCAGCCGCAAGGCACGGTGGTGGTGCATGAGGCCGACACGGGCCGGTTCTTTCAGCATGTGCGCATGGGCACGCATCTGGCGCATGCCGATGAGCCGGAGGACGTGGGCGGGCACAACCGCGCGCCCAACCCCTATGACTATTTATTGGCGGCGTTGGGGAGCTGCACCAGCATGACCGTGCGCATGTACGCAGATCTTAAAAAGTTGCCGCTCACGCGCGTGGCAGTGGCGCTGAAACATCGCAAGGTGCATGCTGAAGATTGCCAGGAATGTGAAGGCAAAACCGGCAAACTTGACCAAATTGAACGGGTGATCACGCTGGAGGGGGATCTGACCGATGAACAGAGACAGAAATTGCTGGAAATTGCCAACAAATGCCCGGTTCACCGCACGCTGACATCCGAGATCCACATCGTCAGCACATTGGCGGGCACTTAA
- the infC gene encoding translation initiation factor IF-3, which produces MALEREDRRNAQITAPRVRVIDNDGTQLGILPTREALARAEDAGLDLVEVSPNAEPPVCKIMDYGKFLYQKDKDQQAAKKKQKQIQVKEIKFRPGTEEADYQTKFRSISRFLADGDKVKIVVRFRGREMAHQERGMQLMNRLREELGETVTIEQFPKMEGRQSVMVIAPRRK; this is translated from the coding sequence ATCGCACTGGAACGTGAAGATCGGCGCAACGCACAGATTACCGCGCCGCGTGTCCGCGTTATTGATAACGACGGAACACAATTAGGGATTTTGCCAACTCGCGAGGCTCTGGCTCGCGCCGAGGACGCCGGACTGGATCTGGTTGAGGTGTCGCCAAACGCCGAACCGCCGGTTTGCAAGATCATGGATTACGGCAAGTTCTTGTATCAAAAGGACAAAGACCAGCAAGCTGCAAAAAAGAAGCAGAAGCAAATCCAGGTCAAAGAAATCAAGTTTCGCCCCGGCACCGAAGAGGCCGACTATCAGACCAAATTCCGCTCCATCAGCCGCTTTCTGGCCGATGGCGACAAGGTCAAGATCGTTGTCCGCTTCCGTGGCCGTGAAATGGCACACCAGGAGCGCGGCATGCAGCTGATGAATCGCCTGCGTGAAGAGCTTGGTGAAACTGTCACCATTGAGCAATTCCCCAAAATGGAAGGACGTCAATCGGTCATGGTCATTGCTCCACGCCGCAAATAA
- the rpmI gene encoding 50S ribosomal protein L35: MPKLKTVKAAAKRFSKTGKGGFKRSQANKRHILTKKSPKRIRQLRGEAQVHPSDHREVRIMLPYA; encoded by the coding sequence ATGCCAAAACTCAAAACCGTCAAAGCGGCGGCCAAGCGCTTTTCCAAGACTGGAAAAGGCGGCTTCAAGCGCTCGCAGGCCAATAAGCGCCACATCCTGACCAAAAAATCCCCTAAGCGGATTCGCCAGCTGCGCGGCGAAGCACAGGTTCATCCATCGGACCACCGCGAAGTCCGCATCATGCTGCCTTACGCTTAA
- the pheT gene encoding phenylalanine--tRNA ligase subunit beta produces MKLSEIWLREWVNPQAPIDDIAERLIMGGLELEVEPVVSPLPQGVVVGQILSASPHPQADRLQVCEVDIGQAMPLTIVCGAANARAGIRVPCATVGATLPSGMAITQATLRGVESAGMLCSAKELGLSEHSDGLLELDANTPIGQPIVETLTLSDNILNLEITPNRGDCLSIQGLARDVAALFGVQVKRTPPPAVVVVGAQTLKVEVIDTHACPTYAGRVISRLNPKAHTPDWMRQRLLRSGLRCIHPLVDVTNYVMLELGQPLHAFDTDKIKGSIHVRPAHEGEKLTVLTGEQLTLRAQELVIADDTAAIALAGVMGGADSGVGVDTTSIFLESACFAPAAVAGTARRHKLSSDAAFRFERGVDPALQRTALDRATQLILDICGGEVHPVSQAGRHSPDPIQVRLRHARLKQLLGHDISARDVEHLLARLGITTRNEIGDAWLCKIPSYRYDLRLEVDLIEEVARLYGYDRIPARPYQAALAPSQPTETQRNLSHIRQTLIARGWQETVSLAFIDAAQHAVLDPQTPAIAVDNPIAETQSLMRTTLWPGLINAWQHNRQRQIDYQRLFEIAVCFTQNNGTITETARIAGLASGPATPEQWGVPARAVDFYDLKAEVCALFGAAAEQYRFEPAIHPALHPGRCARILRGKTFAGWIGELHPSATHALDLSSAPLLFELDWHTLRDIAIPTTSALSEFPSSRRDLALVVDAGISAQQILDCVHSNADPRLKKAIIFDVYLGERLENNKKSIALGLIFNDPSHTLKLEEIDAATTAVTAALHRDLAATLR; encoded by the coding sequence ATGAAATTAAGTGAAATCTGGCTGCGCGAATGGGTCAATCCCCAGGCACCGATCGACGACATCGCCGAGCGGCTGATCATGGGCGGCCTGGAGCTGGAGGTCGAGCCCGTCGTCAGCCCTCTGCCCCAGGGGGTCGTGGTCGGGCAAATCCTCAGTGCCTCACCCCACCCGCAGGCCGACCGCCTGCAAGTCTGTGAAGTCGATATCGGTCAGGCAATGCCTTTGACGATCGTTTGCGGCGCCGCCAACGCGCGCGCCGGTATCCGCGTACCCTGCGCCACTGTCGGCGCCACCCTGCCTTCCGGCATGGCCATCACCCAGGCAACCCTGCGCGGTGTCGAAAGTGCCGGCATGTTGTGTTCGGCAAAGGAATTGGGTCTCAGCGAGCACTCGGACGGCCTGCTGGAGCTGGACGCCAACACCCCGATCGGCCAGCCGATCGTCGAAACGCTCACCTTGAGCGACAACATCCTCAACCTGGAAATCACCCCCAACCGTGGCGACTGCCTATCGATTCAGGGATTGGCGCGCGATGTCGCCGCATTGTTTGGCGTGCAGGTCAAACGCACCCCACCGCCGGCCGTGGTCGTCGTCGGCGCACAAACGCTCAAAGTTGAAGTCATCGACACCCACGCCTGCCCAACCTATGCCGGGCGCGTGATCTCCAGGCTCAATCCCAAGGCACACACCCCCGACTGGATGCGTCAACGCCTGTTGCGCAGCGGCCTGCGCTGCATCCATCCGCTGGTCGATGTCACCAACTACGTCATGCTGGAGTTGGGGCAGCCTCTGCATGCCTTCGATACCGACAAGATCAAGGGCAGCATCCATGTTCGCCCCGCACACGAAGGCGAAAAACTCACCGTTCTCACTGGCGAACAACTCACCTTGCGCGCCCAAGAGCTGGTGATCGCCGACGATACCGCCGCGATTGCACTGGCAGGCGTCATGGGCGGCGCCGACTCCGGTGTCGGCGTCGATACCACTTCGATCTTTCTTGAATCTGCATGCTTTGCCCCTGCCGCCGTAGCGGGCACGGCACGCCGCCACAAACTCAGCTCGGATGCTGCATTTCGTTTTGAACGCGGCGTTGATCCTGCACTGCAACGCACGGCACTGGATCGCGCAACGCAGCTGATTCTGGATATTTGTGGCGGCGAGGTTCACCCCGTCAGCCAGGCCGGCCGCCACAGCCCTGACCCCATCCAGGTCCGGCTGCGCCACGCTCGACTCAAGCAATTGCTCGGCCACGACATCAGTGCGCGCGATGTCGAACATCTGCTGGCACGACTCGGCATCACCACACGCAACGAGATCGGCGACGCCTGGCTGTGCAAAATCCCCAGCTACCGATACGACCTGCGCCTGGAAGTCGATCTGATCGAAGAAGTCGCCCGCCTTTACGGTTATGACCGTATTCCTGCACGCCCCTATCAAGCCGCACTGGCACCCTCACAGCCGACGGAAACGCAGCGCAATCTCAGCCACATCCGCCAGACACTGATTGCACGCGGCTGGCAGGAAACCGTATCGCTGGCGTTCATCGACGCCGCCCAACATGCCGTGCTTGATCCTCAGACCCCGGCGATCGCCGTTGACAATCCAATCGCTGAAACACAGTCCCTGATGCGCACCACGCTGTGGCCAGGGCTCATCAACGCCTGGCAACACAACCGTCAACGCCAGATCGACTACCAGCGCCTGTTCGAAATCGCCGTCTGCTTTACCCAGAACAACGGCACGATCACCGAAACCGCACGCATTGCCGGCCTCGCCTCAGGCCCTGCGACTCCAGAACAATGGGGTGTGCCCGCGCGCGCCGTCGATTTCTACGATCTCAAAGCCGAAGTGTGCGCACTGTTTGGCGCCGCCGCCGAGCAATACCGCTTCGAGCCCGCCATCCACCCCGCCCTGCACCCCGGGCGCTGCGCCCGGATTCTGCGTGGAAAAACCTTTGCCGGCTGGATCGGAGAACTGCACCCATCGGCAACGCACGCACTCGACTTGTCCAGTGCACCGCTGCTGTTCGAACTCGACTGGCACACACTGCGCGATATCGCCATTCCCACCACCTCCGCACTGTCAGAATTTCCATCCTCGCGCCGCGACCTGGCGCTTGTCGTCGATGCCGGCATCAGTGCGCAGCAGATCCTCGACTGTGTTCACAGCAACGCCGACCCACGGCTCAAAAAAGCCATCATTTTTGACGTTTATCTAGGTGAACGCCTTGAAAACAATAAAAAAAGTATCGCTCTGGGGTTGATTTTCAACGATCCATCGCACACCCTAAAGCTAGAAGAGATTGATGCGGCAACAACCGCCGTCACCGCAGCACTCCATCGCGACCTGGCCGCAACCCTGCGGTAA